In one Juglans regia cultivar Chandler chromosome 11, Walnut 2.0, whole genome shotgun sequence genomic region, the following are encoded:
- the LOC108988832 gene encoding uncharacterized protein LOC108988832, with translation MAYPPDQAFYTKGVLRLALVLVGLSLAGYIVGPSRYWRLEWNSTTQAPCPLCVCNCSSEDFLPVHLEIINSSLADCGKNDPDMKEEMEKDFVALLSEELNLRKAVANDTIEQTKALVRDAMKTCSHYRREAEKCSAGVETCEEARQRAERELAEEVKLSALWEKRAREHGW, from the exons ATGGCTTATCCACCTGACCAAGCATTCTACACTAAAGGTGTTTTGAGGTTGGCGTTGGTTTTGGTGGGTTTGAGTTTGGCTGGCTACATAGTTGGGCCGTCGCGGTACTGGCGTTTGGAGTGGAATTCAACTACCCAAGCTCCATGCCCTTTATGTGTTTGCAATTGTTCCTCTGAGGATTTCCTACCCGTACATCTAG AAATCATCAACAGTTCATTGGCAG ACTGTGGTAAAAATGATCCCGAtatgaaggaggaaatggagaAGGATTTTGTAGCTTTACTGTCAGAGGAGCTAAATTTACGGAAAGCTGTTGCCAATGATACCATAGAACAGACCAAAGCATTAGTGAGAGATGCTATGAAAACCTGTTCGCACTATCGACGGGAGGCAGAAAAGTGCAGTGCTGGAGTGGAAACTTGCGAGGAAGCCAGGCAGAGGGCTGAAAGAGAACTTGCAGAGGAGGTTAAGCTTTCGGCATTGTGGGAGAAACGAGCTCGCGAACATGGGTGGTAG